In one window of Mytilus trossulus isolate FHL-02 chromosome 7, PNRI_Mtr1.1.1.hap1, whole genome shotgun sequence DNA:
- the LOC134725592 gene encoding WD repeat-containing protein on Y chromosome-like, with protein MSSVNLPPIKNHVKFTKSTKSISALDTENVSKSRRKSGVKKSKEFDPDKIAAEVRYAQLQSIFGDAEDGLNIKEFKRAMRETLGNKMTDDEIELLFMKVDANCDGVVDWEEYVTYNLLEYQGKSLMKEMMKEIPFPHEPKEIPSRHREVIVSILFYPNVRRRDGRCFIDHTNGRYVTISKEGILSIWNVHMKFITSYNTISEIGDRATQPWLIDLACIYNVGMVAISSTDRDITVFDLQGNNFRKKYHLIGLDDCITCMHYWVDLNDMNEAKLLWGDTSGSVCVIVFKQCLRGGLFGSFGVKKGGFKRISLPEVIRGFYKGARGYRFNRVHSDWVLRLRYIPELTAFISCSQTSENSLCVYEIGKKKTNSMIKINKGILCFDYCPGNNIIVTGGMDYCIRAWNPKINAKSMYVLKGYTKPINQVVINSRKSQIIGIDKRRTIRVYDMKDQSCLQHVSGRVVKLGKVPLSAVYFNPVLQTLIIATNHLAVLQKSNEEERAADIESHTKPVVCVLYNELFKFVVSACQDSVISVWDLYTGEKVIHAANAHVREEKGIIVPVEITSMAFDGPLRRVITGAMDGSIKVWNFNNGSCLQTFNTPDGVEITGIVSINHRIFATGWSRKMHIFIDGRGEEHRKDWRQKHNEDILCMSYLSPNIIATGAYDGDVVVWSRDTGHVYCTLNAGKSIKPIGDTKNKNKDGRPDTSQSGNSEAKSSELGFSFNIFENLASEEMLKKRVRKASFLHKNIDILNRVKGNVLMKENKWSQKIGRLDDTPVEHPLLPLYRNQEDSPVDGTNQKPPSRTASRREDYDELCKMYESSIECILFLESRDRESEETAILITSGAEGWIRAWSIYHQGGLLGQFNAAHKVGEGVHTMCTDEKNKLLFTADSCGYVKMWDLSEYCTKKALTKARRAKRWKYLNDTFTFVNFSYCYEQPPEILISSNKMPSNINNRPPPASSLPKITLKWPLLVNSYRAHTKIINKMEYVEGEKLLITASSDCAIRLWTLNGLYIGTFGETWESIPKLLKQMSTTNVRIPSDLRRSGSASTLKVLNGGRSGLWQQALDGAKKIIRDKAEEVEFEKKLQEEKAETKSPCDDGDGPETARSIPSSRPKPKQTGGVFSDILGKSYKKTMRHKMPPKMDKFVEINSSIAVYRCLPFSELNVDNDPEQMKRIDELRTLYFGGSLLSKMKGNLYARNREKGPAFAGLYNKITQRQPLPKGINQAGRIKRAQNKVKKTPASVLDALTIKEFKHETDTIDKILKN; from the exons ATGTCGTCGGTAAATTTGCCGCCAATTAAGAACCATGTTAAGTTCACAAAATCCACCAAATCAATCTCAGCTCTTGATACTGAGAACGTTAGTAAAAGTAGAAGGAAATCAGGAGTAAAGAAAAGCAAAGAATTCGATCCAGATAAAATTGCAGCAGAAGTTCGATATGCGCAACTGCAGTCAATATTTGGTGATGCAGAAGACGGTTTAAACATAAAAGAGTTTAAAAGAGCAATGAGAGAGACTCTCGGTAACAAAATGACAGATGATGAAATTGAGCTACTCTTTATGAAGGTTGATGCTAACTGTGACGGAGTGGTCGATTGGGAggaatatgtaacatataattTGTTAGAATATCAAGGGAAGTCACTGATGAAAGAGATGATGAAAGAAATACCTTTTCCGCACGAACCAAAAGAAATTCCGAGTCGTCATCGAGAGGTTATTGTTTCGATTTTATTCTACCCAAACGTGCGGAGACGAGACGGTCGTTGTTTCATAGACCATACAAATGGTAGGTATGTTACAATCAGCAAGGAGGGAATTTTGTCAATTTGGAACGTGCATATGAAATTTATCACAAGCTATAATACTATATCGGAGATTGGAGACAGAGCAACACAGCCATGGTTGATCGACTTGGCGTGCATTTACAATGTAGGAATGGTAGCAATTTCGTCAACAGATCGTGACATTACTGTTTTTGATTTACAGGGAAACAATTTTAGGAAGAAGTATCATCTCATAGGACTAGATGACTGCATAACATGTATGCATTACTGGGTAGACTTAAATGATATGAATGAAGCAAAACTCCTTTGGGGAGACACATCCGGAAGCGTGTGTGTAATTGTATTCAAGCAATGCCTTCGCGGAGGCCTGTTTGGTTCATTTGGTGTGAAAAAGGGTGGATTTAAAAGAATTAGCTTGCCTGAAGTTATAAGGGGTTTCTACAAAGGTGCGAGAGGATATAGATTTAACCGAGTACATAGTGATTGGGTGTTACGTTTAAGGTATATTCCAGAATTAACCGCCTTCATATCTTGCAGTCAAACTTCTGAGAACTCACTTTGCGTGTACGAAATCGGAAAGAAAAAGACGAACTCAATGATTAAGATCAATAAGGGAATCCTTTGTTTTGATTACTGTCCAGGAAATAACATCATTGTTACTGGTGGTATGGATTATTGTATTCGAGCATGGAATCCAAAAATTAATGCAAAGTCTATGTATGTGTTGAAAGGATACACTAAACCTATTAATCAAGTTGTAATTAACTCCCGAAAGAGCCAAATCATTGGTATAGACAAAAGACGTACTATACGAGTATACGACATGAAAGACCAATCATGTCTTCAGCATGTTAGTGGCAGAGTGGTCAAACTTGGGAAAGTTCCATTGTCAGCGGTTTACTTTAACCCAGTGTTGCAGACATTAATCATAGCTACAAATCATCTTGCCGTGCTTCAGAAATCTAATGAAGAGGAAAGGGCTGCAGATATCGAGTCTCATACCAAACCAGTTGTTTGTGTTCTATACAATGAGCTCTTCAAATTCGTAGTTAGTGCTTGTCAGGATTCTGTGATCAGTGTTTGGGACCTGTATACTGGAGAAAAAGTTATACATGCTGCCAATGCACATGTCCGTGAGGAGAAGGGCATCATAGTACCAGTAGAAATAACATCAATGGCATTTGATGGTCCACTGCGACGTGTTATCACTGGGGCCATGGACGGTAGTATCAAAGTGTGGAATTTTAATAACGGAAGTTGCTTGCAGACATTCAACACTCCAGATGGAGTAGAAATAACAGGCATAGTTAGTATCAATCAtcgaatatttgccactggatggtCAAGGAAGATGCATATTTTCATTGATGGTAGAGGCGAGGAGCATCGAAAGGACTGGAGGCAGAAACACAACGAAGATATCCTGTGCATGTCTTATTTAAGTCCCAACATCATCGCAACTGGTGCTTACGATGGAGATGTTGTTGTGTGGTCACGAGACACTGGACACGTTTACTGTACCTTAAATGCAGGAAAGAGTATAAAACCGATTGGAGATACAAAAAACAAGAACAAGGATGGCAGACCAGACACAAGCCAAAGTGGAAACTCGGAAGCTAAATCAAGTGAATTAGGGTTttcatttaacatatttgagAATCTTGCTTCAGAAGAAATGCTGAAAAAGAGAGTAAGAAAAGCGAGTTTTCTACATAAAAACATAGACATTTTAAATAGAGTTAAAGGAAACGTCttaatgaaagaaaacaaatggtcGCAGAAAATCGGTCGCTTAGATGACACACCAGTAGAACATCCGTTACTCCCATTGTATAGGAACCAAGAGGATTCACCAGTAGATGGAACAAATCAGAAACCTCCGAGTCGAACCGCGAGTAGACGAGAAGATTATGACGAACTTTGTAAAATGTATGAGTCGTCTATTGAATGTATCTTATTTTTAGAATCGCGTGATAGAGAAAGCGAGGAAACTGCCATCTTAATTACGAGTGGAGCAGAAGGATGGATTCGTGCGTGGTCAATTTATCACCAAGGAGGCCTTTTAGGTCAATTCAATGCTGCACACAAAGTAGGAGAAGGTGTACATACAATGTGTACtgacgaaaaaaataaactgcTATTCACAGCAGATAGCTGTGGATATGTTAAAATGTGGGATTTGTCAGAATATTGCACAAAGAAAGCGCTTACCAAAGCACGTAGGGCCAAGCGATGGAAGTATCTTAATGATACGTTCACATTTGTTAACTTTTCATATTGTTATGAGCAGCCACCTGAAATTCTTATCTCATCAAACAAAATGCCATCCAACATCAACAACAGACCACCACCAGCATCTTCATTGCCAAAGATAACACTAAAATGGCCCTTACTAGTAAACTCGTATCGGGCACACacaaaaattattaacaaaatgGAATATGTTGAAGGAGAAAAACTTCTAATTACTGCAAGCAGCGATTGTGCCATTCGACTTTGGACTCTAAACGGACTTTATATAGGCACATTTGGTGAAACCTGGGAATCTATTCCAAAGTTATTAAAACAGATGTCTACAACAAACGTCCGTATTCCATCTGATTTGCGTCGATCAGGTTCGGCAAGTACTTTAAAGGTATTAAACGGGGGACGTTCAGGACTATGGCAGCAAGCACTCGACGGAGCAAAGAAAATTATTCGCGATAAAGCAGAAGAAGTGGAGTTCGAAAAAAAACTACAAGAAGAAAAAGCAGAAACGAAATCACCATGTGATGACGGTGATGGCCCGGAAACTGCAAGGTCCATCCCATCTAGTCGTCCAAAACCCAAACAAACCGGCGGTGTTTTCAGTGACATTCTAGGGAAATCATACAAAAAGACAATGAGACACAAGATGCCTCCTAAAATGGATAAGTTTGTGGAAATCAATTCATCG ATTGCTGTGTATCGTTGCCTGCCATTCTCAGAACTCAACGTGGACAATGATCCAGAACAAATGAAACGAATAGATGAATTAAGAACGCTTTATTTCGGTGGATCTCTGCTGTCTAAAATGAAAGGAAATTTATATGCCCGGAATCGAGAGAAAGGACCTGCATTTGCTGGGTTATACAACAAAATTACACAGAGGCAACCTTTACCAAAAGGTATAAATCAAGCTGGAAGAATCAAACGAGCCCAGAATAAAGTAAAAAAGACACCAGCATCTGTCTTAGACGCACTCACTATTAAAGAATTCAAACATGAAACTGATACCATAGACAAAATACTCAAGAACTGA